In one Nicotiana tomentosiformis chromosome 6, ASM39032v3, whole genome shotgun sequence genomic region, the following are encoded:
- the LOC138894142 gene encoding uncharacterized protein, whose product MQLQNFWNGLTPSSRRTLSTTVGGPLVKKTPEGIVAILDELSEDANQWPAESNDRKKLIGIHQVDSNILVQAQLDTMAKEIRKIVLAKIQSEPQVACDFCGMGHPTHESQASAEVVNVIGSFDRGNYQSGNNFNSKGLRHPGTLLPDTERNPKETVNAVSLRSGHVLEDPRAKQKDELIERHVEILEEPKNDNIQEGAGVVDDGLKKKGKTRAQKKKKDENAINEETEESKYMPALPFPQKQRREKLDKQFERFLEVLKKEIFSKKRKVEATSVVKLTRKLEGEIGEIRSMHVSLQLADQTTIIPEGIVEDVLVRVEIFVFHVDFIVVNMDENMEVPLIIERSFLAMGREILDIQERRLTLRMREERVIFKMEGARGP is encoded by the exons atgcaactccagaACTTTTGGAATGGACTGACACCTTCCTCACGACGAACTCTGAGTACTACAGTTGGAGGTCCTTTAGTGAAAAAGACTCCTGAGGGGATTGTTGCAATTCTGGATGAGCTCTCTGAAGATGCTAACCAATGGCCTGCTGAGAGTAATGATAGAAAAAAATTAATTGGGATTCACCAGGTAGACTCTAACATATTAGTGCAAGCCCAACTAGACACCATGGCCAAAGAGATAAGAAAGATAGTATTGGCCAAGATACAAAGTGAACCACAAGTAGCATGTGACTTTTGTGGAATGGGACACCCTACACATGAGTCTCAAGCTTCAGCTGAAGTGGTAAACGTTATAGGGAGCTTTGACAGAGGCAACTACCAAAGTGGCAATAATTTTAACTCCAAGGGGCTGAGGCACCcag GAACTctccttcctgatactgaaagaaatccaAAAGAGACAGTAAATGCAGTGTCTTTGAGGAGTGGGCACGTATTGGAGGATCCCAGGGCAAAACAAAAGGATGAGCTGATTGAAAGACATGTGGAGATTTTGGAGGAGCCTAAAAATGACAACATTCAAGAAGGTGCAGGGGTGGTAGATGATGGTCTGAAGAAGAAGGGGAAGACTAGAgctcagaagaagaagaaagacgagaatgcaataaatgaggagacTGAAGAAAGTAAAtatatgcctgctctacctttccCGCAGAAGCAGAGAAGAGAAAAGTTGGACAAACAATTCGAGCGCTTTCTAGAAGTGCTTAAGAAG GAGATATTTTCCAAAAAGAGAAAAGTGGAAGCGACATCGGTTGTCAAGCTCACAAG GAAATTAGAGGGAGAGATTGGAGAAATCAGGTCGATGCATGTGTCCTTGCAGTTGGCGGATCAGACCACAATCATACCTGAAggaatagtggaagatgtgttagttcgggtggaaaTATTTGTGTTCCATGTGGACTTCATTGTGGTGAACATGGACGAGAATATGGAAGTCCCTCTGATTATAGAAAGATCCTTCTTAGCTATGGGTAGGGAAATTCTAGACATTCAGGAAAGGCGGCTCACGCTCAGAATGAGGGAAGAAAGGGTGATCTTCAAGATGGAAGGAGCAAGGGGGCCCTAA